The sequence CGTCTGAGTTTAGAGCTGCCATTCCCTTTGTTGCTTCTATGCTGTTTATGCTCACTTGCCTTCTTTTCGAGGCTCTCTCTGTGCGCTTTGTCACTGCTGTTCTCGGTCTTGATTGGCACGGGTACTTTCACAGTTGcctttttctgttttaataaatcctgtgtttttagtttttagaagTAATGATTTTTGGAActagtttgtattttatttatgttctattCTGCTATGGTTTCTTCTGCGATATGATAGCTGTTTAGTTACTTATTTAGAAAGATATTAAATTAGCACTGGATCTGATCTGGGTTTGACTTTGAATATCCAGTGATATAATTAATGAAGCAACTGAACCTGAATCCATATCGAGGAACATTTCCAGTATAGTAGATTCTGATTGGTGAAAGGATATAAATCTTGATTCGGATCAGCCAAAGGCCCAGGTGGATGTTAATTGATTTAGTGTAAGAATCAGAATGAACTCTGACTATGCTGTCCAGATTTTTGCCCAAAACGATGGTTGCTGTTTTTGAGGCTAAGGGAAATAAGGACAACTACTCTGCATTTAGGTCTTTATGTATTGCAATTGCAAAGATTGCCTGTTTCTATTAAATGCTTTGCATTTCCGTATTTAGATCATAGAAAATGTAGATGAATTTATTTGAAACCTTAGCAGTCCCGTGCATGGAAGTTCTAGAAAGagttaagaaagaaaatcagtACATCTGTAGGTGTTCAGAGCCTTGAAATTCACATGTGTGTTTAGTTGTGCTAGTTGATGAGCTGCAGAtggttttcaaattgttttcatCCTGGCAATAGATCCATTATGTATTGCATTCTCAATGAAGAGCAAATTCTGAATTTAAACTGGAGTATGTAAATGTTTGAGAGGTCTCTACTTCAGAATTAAGATCCATTATATTCTCAGTGTATCCTTGCTGAACCCATACTTGAGAGTAGGTGTAGAATTATTATTTCCCCATGAAACATTCTGTAGGCCCTGAAGAATCATAAATTTGTACTTCTTGTAACAAATTGTGAATGTTATTTAGTGGTTTACTCATTTCAAAATGAAGATACCCGATAATTATACAAAGATTTAACTTGGAATgacttgtatttgtttgaagttGTGATATATCCTGCCAAGACTATAGCTTTCATCTTCTCAGCTATTTAGATTTAAAACAATAGCCATAAATGTTTATGGTATTCATGGTTGGCTTGATAATGTTGAGCAGTGATACATCTCCTCTACCTGACACCGGCCAGTGGTTGCTCCTTTCACTGAATGAAAAGCTTCCAGAGACATTGGTTGAGATTCTAAGAGCTCGTATTATTGGACTGCATCATTTCCTGATGTTGTTTATGATGCTGGCTTTCTCCGTGCTATTTGACTCTGTACAAGCTCCTGGACTTGGTCTTGGTGCAAGATACATGTTCACTATGGCAATTGGCCGTCTTCTTCGGGCTATAACTTTTGTATCTACAATTCTACCATCAGCCCGGCCTTGGTGTGCTGCAGCTCGGTTTAGAGTCCCTGCATACCCTCATTACTGGGCTCAGAAATATTATGTTCCTTATGCTTCAGATGCAAATGCTATTCGTCAGATAATAAATCAGGATATAGCTTATGGTATgtttatattgaaattgaattgcAGTATTTGTTTGGTTTCCTGAATTTGGTGTTCTGATGGTTTTATCAGACTCTAGAAGGCATTTTAATAGTTCTTTTAGCCATCATGATGCTTACAAACTCTTATGGAACTATCTGGAAAACATAACTCTTTGTTACATTCTATTTGAACACACTGCTCAGTTCACCGAGTGGGTGAATCACATTGTTCATATTCTTCAAGTCACAATAGCTCATAActgtaaattattttcttgtgaaCGTCAAAGGGGATTCATTTCCAGCTACTTTTACCAGAATGAGatgtttatattgtttttttttttgtgcgccACTGGTACTAAACAAATGGGTTATGTAGTTTCTTTTATAAGAAGATTTAAAAGGTCTGACTAATTCAATCTGATTGATTTAATTCTTCTAGATGGTCTTTTAGTGTAGACAAAGTTCTTAGGCCTGTTTTCTGCCAGAGGGATTTCATATCTAATAAATATGTAGTTGCTGTATGAACTGTGCTTTATTTCATTACTAAGCAGTCGCAAATGATTTAAAAGGTCTGACTAATTCAATCTGATTGATTTAATTCTTCTAGATGGTCTTTTAGTGTAGACAAAGTTCTTAGGCCTGTTCTCTGCCAGAGGGATTTCATATCTAATAAATATGTAGTTGCTGTATGAACTGTGCTTTATTTCATTACTAAGCAGTCGCAAATTATGGCAGATGTGCACTTCTGCAAAACACTTTTGAATGGAATTTTTTGTTGacgttttatttcttttcatttttccagCTGATACTGGGGAATACCTCGGTGATTACCAGCCAGATTGGGGTTCCATGAACTTCCTCATAAATTTCTTACGACCCACGCCCGCAGAAGGAGCATCATGGTATAGTCTTCTGAAGAAAGCTGGAGGTGGCTGCAATGACCTCCTATACAGCGGCCATATGCTTGTTGCCGTGCTGACCGCAATGGCTTGGACGGTAATCTTGTACTATAAACGTTGAAACTGTGTTGTCCCATCATCTAATGGCAATTGCTCTGAAGTTTGAACTCAAATTTTTTGGCATATGATTGTAGGAAGCTTATGGAGGCTATAGCTCAGCTTTCATATGGCTGCTTGTGATGCACAGTGCCCAGAGAGAAATTCGGGAACGCCACCATTACACAGTAGACTGTGTGGTGGCCATTTATGTAGGCATCCTTCTCTGGAAGATGACTGGTTTTATCTGGCCAGCCAAGGATTCAATGAGAAGTAGAAGACTTGCAAAACTTGAGAGAATTCAAGGTAGACTAATCCAAGCAGCAAAAGACTCGGACATGGACGAAGTGAGGGAGCTTCTCAAGGAGGTTGAGTTGGGCACTCAGGAGAGCCAGAACAAAGGCCACAGTAAGCATTTGTGGTTGTTTTCTTGTGTGACCATTTTCTCTGCACTAACAGTTGTCCTTCTAGCCTTCACATGGACAAGCGACGGTTGATTTCACGTTTTTCTCTCATATGAAGGTTTCGGCAGTGTAATTCGCATGTGATAttttcattgttgttgttggtgtcAGAACTGGGCTGTGGGAATTTCATGGAATTTTGCCAATCCCCaaaaaagatgatgagattAAAAGCAGCTTCTTAGAGGTCcataattgaaatttatgtaGGATACTAGTCTTCTGACCACGCTACACTACACggcttagattaaaaaaaaaatctgaatctaaaaaataattctggtTCTAATGAACTGAATGTCAttcttattaaattcaattagcAGATTAACCTTGAGTTTTCCTTGTCTTgtctatttttagtttaaaattaatcttgtaagaattgtaattataaaaaaaaaaatcaattgaaaggaaaaaaaggaagatggaatttttaaaaaataaataaattatttgatattattattaaattgaattcaattggTTAACTTTGCAATCTTTTGATATCGATACTTGTATGAGAGTTGATTTTATATGATCTGATGACGTGGGCTTTGTggtttaatttataaaactcataacttaaatcatgaattttatcgggtttaaaaatttatttttatttaataatataataataataatattagatgtttgtaaaaattaagtatCAATAATAAAGATTATGTGATAATATTGTACAAAACAAATCCAAATAAATTATcactattaaagaaaaagattaaaggtaagaaaaaaattttgaagaaaaaattaaggccccgtttgtttgctaaaaagtagtttcctttttggaaagtgaattctcgggaaaatgaattccgataaagtatttttcgatgtttggtagtgtaatggaaaataagttgaaaaatattttccagtatttggttatatcatgaaaaatgagctggaaaataacttattaatattttatttttctcaagtttattaaaataatgaggaataaatcttacaaattaaaaagttgaatgagaatgaaattgaaaaaaaaaataatttcataaattatctcaaataaaataaataataatcaaaataatagagatcaaatctaaaaaattaaaaaaaaaaaagatgaagaaattaaaataataataatcaacatttcataaattatttcaaataaaataagtaacaatcaaaagaatgatgatcaaatttgatagataaaaaatttcaataaaaaaatgataaggaaaaaaagcaaatagaaattataaaaataaggaccaaagttaatataaaaataaaattttaagagatgaaattgaaaaataaatattcaaaacaaaat is a genomic window of Populus alba chromosome 5, ASM523922v2, whole genome shotgun sequence containing:
- the LOC118061822 gene encoding protein PHLOEM UNLOADING MODULATOR — its product is MRRWVSPPKTTAGLGLAAISYVVVDYLRHLSPTWHERLQPALWSILALIAVSRVPFYKHWSSEFRAAIPFVASMLFMLTCLLFEALSVRFVTAVLGLDWHGDTSPLPDTGQWLLLSLNEKLPETLVEILRARIIGLHHFLMLFMMLAFSVLFDSVQAPGLGLGARYMFTMAIGRLLRAITFVSTILPSARPWCAAARFRVPAYPHYWAQKYYVPYASDANAIRQIINQDIAYADTGEYLGDYQPDWGSMNFLINFLRPTPAEGASWYSLLKKAGGGCNDLLYSGHMLVAVLTAMAWTEAYGGYSSAFIWLLVMHSAQREIRERHHYTVDCVVAIYVGILLWKMTGFIWPAKDSMRSRRLAKLERIQGRLIQAAKDSDMDEVRELLKEVELGTQESQNKGHSKHLWLFSCVTIFSALTVVLLAFTWTSDG